The following coding sequences lie in one Arachis hypogaea cultivar Tifrunner chromosome 4, arahy.Tifrunner.gnm2.J5K5, whole genome shotgun sequence genomic window:
- the LOC112794691 gene encoding SAGA-associated factor 29 homolog A-like encodes MSSPNIAAMLDKTEELDLIIKEQEVILLKINDLNEKLKTSPQVVENPDDNSLELLKVWYTQAMNLSNCEANICDLLANQLDALLELQQPSPPLPRLPPLPQQQKRMAKARVEQPKRQKQVKSLSNPSSITGSLEGKEVAAKVMPQIFEKEEWIIARVVCFDEESKEFEVVDEEPDNGDAKEVESGEKKYKVPMRSIIPFPSSNDPTSAPEFSPGTYVLAVYPGTTTLYKARVVRGHNKRKKHDYVLEFDDDENEDGTLPKRKVPFHKVVAFIAEVDGQ; translated from the coding sequence ATGTCATCACCGAACATTGCTGCAATGTTAGATAAAACGGAAGAGCTTGATCTGATAATTAAAGAGCAAGAGGTTATTTTGTTGAAGATCAACGATCTCAACGAGAAGCTTAAAACATCTCCTCAAGTAGTTGAGAACCCCGACGACAATTCATTAGAACTCCTTAAAGTGTGGTACACTCAGGCAATGAATCTATCCAACTGCGAAGCAAATATTTGTGACTTGCTGGCAAATCAACTGGATGCCCTTCTAGAATTGCAACAACCATCGCCACCGCTACCGCGGCTGCCCCCGCTGCCGCAACAGCAGAAAAGAATGGCCAAAGCACGTGTGGAACAACCGAAACGACAGAAACAAGTGAAAAGCTTGTCCAACCCTTCTTCTATAACAGGGAGCCTAGAGGGGAAGGAGGTAGCAGCTAAGGTCATGCCACAaatctttgaaaaagaagaatGGATTATTGCGAGAGTGGTTTGTTTCGATGAGGAATCGAAAGAGTTTGAAGTTGTTGATGAGGAGCCTGATAATGGCGATGCTAAAGAAGTTGAAAGTGGTGAGAAGAAATATAAGGTTCCCATGAGAAGCATCATTCCTTTTCCTAGCAGTAATGATCCAACTAGTGCACCAGAATTTTCTCCCGGAACATATGTTTTGGCTGTGTATCCAGGAACAACTACACTATATAAAGCAAGGGTTGTGCGGGGCCATAATAAGCGGAAGAAACATGATTATGTGTTggagtttgatgatgatgagaatgaagatggaACTCTCCCTAAAAGGAAAGTGCCATTCCACAAAGTCGTTGCTTTTATTGCTGAGGTAGACGGCCAATGA